A section of the Flavobacteriales bacterium genome encodes:
- the gcvP gene encoding aminomethyl-transferring glycine dehydrogenase, with protein sequence MNTVTYHERHIGPHATDTQAMLNAIGVSSLEELIQRTVPQGIRSAHPLATGEALTERQHLDHMKALGAKNKVFRSYIGLGFSGTVTPPPILRNIFENPGWYTAYTPYQAEIAQGRLEALLNFQTMCSDLTGLPIANASLLDEATAIAEAMHMLYAARPKELANAHKFFADKGLIPQNIDVLRTRCAPIGVELVVGDVNAIDPADGYFGIALQYPALDGSVNDHRAIVAKAKAAGVKTAVCADLLSLVLLTPPGEWGADVCVGNSQRFGVPMGYGGPHAAFFCTTEEYKRLIPGRIIGVSQDRRGRRGLRMALQTREQHIRRDKATSNICTAQALLAVMAGMYGVYHGPDGLKRIAANVHAHTRSVAEAAKALGYTVANGSFFDTITLSGADVNKVRAAAEKRGINFRYDGSNVSIALDETVRLTDASDVVAALAEAVGKPAPALSGNGASMAVPADLQRTSPILTHPVFNTHHTELELQRYIKKLENKDFSLMHGMIPLGSCTMKLNAASTLMPLSWPEWNALHPFAPVDQTEGYQELFRELSDILAKATGFSAVSLQPNSGAQGEYAGLMVIRAYHEARGDKHRNIALIPSSAHGTNPASAVMAGMQVVVVKATEDGQIDVADLKAKAEQYKDTLSCLMVTYPSTHGVYEAAIKEVTGTIHANGGLVYMDGANMNAQVGLTSPGEIGADVCHLNLHKTFAIPHGGGGPGMGPICVNDKLKPFLPGHPLVKTGGEKAIPAVSAAPWGSALILLISYGYSKMLGGNGLTDATRYAILNANYIKAKLEKHYPILYVGDQGMVAHEMILDCREFKRTAGVEVEDIAKRLMDYGFHAPTVSFPVAGTLMVEPTESEAKPELDRFIEAMIGIRHEIAEIESGKADKADNVLKMAPHTSDEVCADTWSHVYGREKAAFPVSVNRYWKYWPTVSRVDNAYGDRNLVCTCPPVEEYATTEA encoded by the coding sequence ATGAACACCGTCACCTACCACGAGCGCCACATCGGGCCTCATGCCACCGACACCCAGGCCATGCTGAACGCCATTGGCGTGTCATCGCTCGAAGAGCTCATCCAGCGCACCGTGCCTCAGGGCATCCGCTCCGCGCATCCGTTGGCCACGGGCGAGGCCCTCACCGAACGCCAGCACCTGGACCACATGAAGGCGCTGGGCGCGAAGAACAAGGTGTTCCGCAGCTACATCGGCCTGGGCTTCAGCGGCACGGTGACCCCGCCGCCGATCCTGCGCAACATCTTCGAGAATCCCGGATGGTACACGGCTTACACGCCCTACCAGGCCGAGATCGCGCAGGGCCGCCTGGAGGCGCTGCTCAACTTCCAGACGATGTGCAGCGACCTCACCGGCCTGCCCATCGCCAACGCCAGCCTGCTCGATGAGGCCACCGCCATCGCCGAGGCCATGCACATGCTGTATGCGGCGCGTCCGAAGGAACTGGCCAACGCCCACAAGTTCTTCGCCGACAAGGGCCTCATTCCTCAGAACATCGACGTGCTGCGCACCCGCTGCGCACCCATCGGCGTGGAACTGGTGGTCGGCGACGTGAACGCGATCGACCCTGCCGACGGCTACTTCGGCATCGCGCTGCAGTACCCCGCCCTCGATGGCAGCGTGAACGACCACCGCGCCATCGTGGCGAAGGCCAAGGCGGCCGGCGTGAAGACCGCCGTGTGCGCCGACCTGCTCTCGTTGGTGCTGCTGACGCCTCCGGGCGAGTGGGGCGCCGACGTGTGCGTGGGCAACAGCCAACGCTTCGGGGTGCCCATGGGCTACGGTGGCCCGCACGCCGCGTTCTTCTGCACCACGGAGGAATACAAGCGCCTGATCCCCGGCCGCATCATCGGCGTGAGCCAGGACCGCCGCGGCCGTCGCGGCCTGCGCATGGCCCTGCAGACGCGTGAGCAGCACATCCGCCGCGACAAGGCCACCAGCAACATCTGCACCGCGCAGGCCCTGCTCGCCGTGATGGCCGGCATGTACGGCGTGTACCACGGTCCAGATGGCCTGAAGCGCATCGCCGCCAACGTGCATGCCCACACCCGCAGCGTGGCCGAGGCCGCGAAGGCACTGGGCTACACCGTGGCCAACGGCAGCTTCTTCGACACCATCACCCTCAGCGGTGCCGATGTGAACAAGGTGCGCGCCGCGGCCGAGAAGCGGGGCATCAACTTCCGCTACGACGGCAGCAACGTGAGCATCGCGCTCGACGAGACGGTGCGCCTGACCGATGCGAGCGACGTGGTGGCCGCCCTGGCCGAGGCCGTGGGCAAGCCCGCTCCGGCGCTCAGCGGCAACGGGGCCAGCATGGCCGTACCCGCCGACCTGCAGCGCACCAGCCCCATCCTCACCCACCCGGTGTTCAACACGCACCACACCGAGCTGGAGCTGCAGCGTTACATCAAGAAGCTTGAGAACAAGGACTTCAGCCTGATGCACGGCATGATCCCGCTGGGCTCGTGCACCATGAAGCTGAACGCCGCCAGCACGCTGATGCCGCTGAGCTGGCCTGAGTGGAACGCGCTCCATCCGTTCGCGCCGGTGGACCAGACCGAGGGCTACCAGGAGCTGTTCCGCGAGCTGAGCGACATCCTGGCCAAGGCCACCGGCTTCAGCGCCGTGAGCCTGCAGCCCAACAGCGGAGCACAAGGTGAGTACGCCGGCCTGATGGTGATCCGCGCCTACCACGAGGCCCGTGGCGACAAGCACCGGAACATCGCCCTGATCCCCAGCAGCGCGCACGGCACCAATCCCGCCAGCGCGGTGATGGCCGGCATGCAGGTGGTGGTGGTGAAGGCCACCGAGGACGGCCAGATCGATGTGGCCGACCTGAAGGCCAAGGCCGAACAGTACAAGGACACCCTGAGCTGCCTGATGGTGACCTACCCCAGCACGCACGGCGTGTACGAGGCCGCGATCAAGGAGGTCACCGGCACCATCCACGCGAACGGCGGCCTGGTGTACATGGACGGCGCCAACATGAACGCGCAGGTGGGCCTCACCAGCCCGGGCGAGATCGGCGCCGACGTGTGCCACCTCAACCTGCACAAGACCTTCGCCATCCCGCACGGCGGCGGTGGTCCCGGCATGGGCCCGATCTGCGTGAACGACAAGCTGAAGCCCTTCCTGCCCGGCCATCCGTTGGTGAAGACCGGTGGTGAGAAGGCGATCCCCGCCGTGAGCGCGGCGCCCTGGGGCAGCGCGCTGATCCTGCTGATCAGCTACGGCTACAGCAAGATGCTCGGCGGCAACGGCCTCACCGACGCCACGCGCTACGCCATCCTCAACGCCAATTACATCAAGGCGAAGCTGGAAAAGCACTACCCGATCCTCTACGTGGGCGACCAGGGCATGGTGGCGCACGAGATGATCCTGGACTGCCGCGAGTTCAAGCGCACCGCCGGTGTGGAGGTGGAGGACATCGCCAAGCGCCTGATGGACTACGGTTTCCACGCGCCCACGGTGAGCTTCCCGGTGGCGGGCACGCTGATGGTGGAGCCCACCGAGAGCGAAGCGAAGCCCGAACTGGACCGCTTCATCGAGGCCATGATCGGCATCCGCCACGAGATCGCCGAGATCGAGAGCGGCAAGGCCGACAAGGCGGACAACGTGTTGAAGATGGCCCCGCACACCAGTGACGAGGTCTGTGCCGACACCTGGAGCCACGTTTACGGCCGCGAGAAGGCCGCCTTCCCGGTGAGCGTGAACCGTTACTGGAAGTACTGGCCCACGGTGAGCCGCGTGGACAACGCTTATGGCGACCGCAACCTGGTGTGCACCTGCCCGCCGGTGGAGGAGTACGCGACCACGGAGGCCTGA
- a CDS encoding FAD-dependent monooxygenase translates to MKNITIVGGGLVGSLLAVFLAKRGHRINVFERRGDPRRTNVYAGRSINLVVSHRGWTALRAAGVHQAVERIVVPVHARMTHDRDGKLTRLPYSIDERAIHSVSRAELNKVLLSEAQALPNVHLHFNHQCVEVDLDHARCSFRNDITGSVASIKADVVFGADGAPSAVRQAMMKGRFTFSQTYIEHDYKEIAFPPNADGTPRMDPNCLHIWPRRLFMMMGLANQDGGFTGTLFMPHEGEYSFDTIKDEQDLMRFFEAHFQDAIPMLPDLAEQYFRNPQSSLAIIRCSPWTHTDKVALIGDAAHAIVPFYGEGMNAGYEDCKVLNDLLNAHGDDNWATVLDAYHRARKPNGDAIADLSLRNFVEMRDLVADPRFILRKRIEGRLQARHPDKWLPLYSQVKFSDIAYIDAWNEGLRHDRIMEQVLAMPDIEKRWESEAVEKRALELLEG, encoded by the coding sequence ATGAAGAACATCACCATCGTCGGCGGCGGTCTGGTCGGCAGCTTGCTGGCCGTGTTCCTCGCGAAGCGCGGTCACCGCATCAACGTCTTCGAGCGTCGCGGCGATCCGCGCAGGACCAATGTGTACGCCGGGCGCAGCATCAACCTGGTGGTGAGCCACCGCGGGTGGACGGCCCTGCGTGCGGCGGGTGTGCACCAGGCCGTGGAGCGCATCGTGGTGCCGGTGCATGCGCGCATGACGCACGACCGCGACGGCAAGCTCACGCGGCTGCCGTACAGCATCGATGAACGGGCCATCCACAGCGTGAGCCGGGCCGAGCTGAACAAGGTGCTGCTCTCCGAGGCCCAGGCCCTGCCCAACGTCCATCTGCATTTCAACCACCAGTGCGTGGAGGTCGACCTGGACCATGCGCGCTGCAGCTTCCGCAACGACATCACCGGTTCGGTGGCCAGCATCAAGGCCGATGTGGTCTTCGGAGCCGACGGGGCCCCGAGCGCCGTGCGCCAGGCCATGATGAAGGGACGGTTCACGTTCAGCCAGACCTACATCGAGCACGACTACAAGGAGATCGCCTTTCCGCCCAACGCCGACGGCACACCGCGGATGGACCCCAACTGCCTGCACATCTGGCCGCGCCGCCTCTTCATGATGATGGGTCTTGCGAACCAGGATGGCGGCTTCACCGGCACGCTCTTCATGCCGCACGAGGGCGAGTATTCCTTCGATACCATCAAGGACGAGCAGGACCTGATGCGCTTCTTCGAGGCCCACTTCCAGGACGCCATCCCCATGCTGCCCGACCTTGCGGAGCAGTACTTCCGCAACCCCCAGAGCAGCCTGGCCATCATCCGCTGTTCGCCATGGACGCACACCGACAAGGTGGCGCTCATCGGTGACGCGGCCCACGCCATCGTGCCCTTCTATGGCGAGGGGATGAACGCCGGCTACGAGGATTGCAAGGTGCTGAACGACCTGCTGAACGCGCATGGCGACGACAACTGGGCCACCGTGCTCGATGCCTATCACCGGGCCCGCAAGCCGAACGGCGATGCCATCGCCGACCTCAGCCTGCGCAACTTCGTGGAGATGCGCGACCTGGTGGCCGATCCGCGGTTCATCCTCCGCAAGAGGATCGAAGGACGCCTGCAGGCCCGCCACCCGGACAAATGGCTGCCGCTCTACAGCCAGGTGAAGTTCAGCGACATCGCTTACATCGACGCGTGGAACGAGGGGCTGCGCCATGACCGCATCATGGAGCAGGTGCTCGCCATGCCCGATATTGAAAAGCGATGGGAGAGCGAGGCGGTGGAGAAGAGGGCGCTGGAACTGCTGGAAGGGTGA
- a CDS encoding VCBS repeat-containing protein has product MGPSVPVVAVLLALSGCTGPGRGPSPTTTGDTSAVRSPLLVQHSGEAIGMPFRNAFVETDEINYYRFRYLYLSGGVATGDLDGDGLPEVFVVSSRDGVRLYRNLGGLRFEDVTAKAGIRHEDIWPMGTTMADINGDGHLDLYVVCAGPTNDPERLRDRVYINRGDGSFEERGRELGLNPDGHGIMAYFHDIDVDGDLDLFLLGHRMDFEASANVEVVVPPGSSLFSNRLFINDGSGHFTDNTAAAGLLSHAWSLGAAIGDVNGDDRPDIYVANDFVQPDMLYIQQPDGRFIDEVRSRLGHVSYYSMGVDRADMNNDGHPDLCVLDMTPPDHGRSKQNMASMRPKDFDRMTGIGWHAQYMANQLHLNNGDGTFSEIGHLAGVDRTDWSWAPLFVDLDNDGWKDLFVSNGVWRDITNNDFKLQVERIKEERKGQQIRYEDIAPLLPFSPLPNYVFRNQGDLTFTKAIAEWGYQHAGVSTGASVADLDADGDMDLVVVDVNGPMKVVENRSRQRDGSHYLQVALRGPKGNPFAVGTRALLYAGGTVQHAELVLARGFQSSVEPLIHFGLGTGGVDSVVLQWPDGTWSRIDGPKADQRIQVAYNALPHERRVRSRLATWFTEATAHAVPGIGHTENSFDDFRAESLLPHRQSTHGPALVVGDVNGDARDDLFLGASTGHAPRLLIQVPGPRFTPASAQPWSVHRDQEIIGACLFDADGDGDLDLYTAAGSTEWPVPSLHYQDRLYLNDGRGRFAEADGALPEMPWPTQVVTAGDLDGDSDQDLFVGGRNVPGAYPSAPRSVLLRNEGGRFSDATASWCAPLAAVGMVTGATLADLDADGRKDLVVTGEWMPVLAYRNTGTGFARAAWTDSTLTGWWQGITVADLDGDGDQDMVTGNIGLNNKFHPSKEKPLELYMADLDGTGTNDIILAKHGADGTCFPVRGRECSSEQMPFLKQKFPTFKSFAEADVRKLYGPKLDEALHVSATEFRSLVWWNEGGRFSPTPLPNAAQAGPLRSVVVVDLNGDGHLDMVGGGNLYGTEVETSRYDGSTGVVLLGNGHRGFGPVPVGRSGFAARGDVRQVVRVRTGGSGQAFVVAVNNGPLRVFVPERVPAKGGLALR; this is encoded by the coding sequence ATGGGGCCATCGGTACCGGTCGTGGCGGTGCTGCTCGCGCTCTCCGGGTGCACCGGGCCGGGCCGTGGACCATCCCCGACCACCACCGGTGACACTTCGGCGGTGCGCTCTCCCCTGCTCGTGCAGCACAGCGGCGAAGCCATCGGGATGCCCTTCCGCAATGCGTTCGTGGAGACCGACGAGATCAACTACTATCGGTTCCGTTATCTGTATCTGAGCGGAGGGGTGGCCACTGGGGACCTCGACGGTGACGGTCTTCCGGAGGTGTTCGTGGTCTCCTCCCGGGATGGGGTCCGGCTCTATCGGAACCTCGGCGGACTGCGCTTCGAGGATGTCACCGCCAAGGCCGGGATCAGGCACGAGGACATCTGGCCGATGGGCACCACCATGGCGGACATTAACGGTGATGGCCATCTCGACCTGTACGTGGTGTGCGCGGGTCCGACGAACGATCCCGAACGGCTCCGCGACCGGGTCTACATCAACCGCGGTGACGGCTCCTTCGAAGAGCGCGGCCGGGAATTGGGGCTGAACCCGGACGGCCACGGCATCATGGCCTACTTCCACGACATCGACGTGGACGGCGACCTAGATCTGTTCCTGCTCGGGCACCGCATGGACTTTGAGGCATCGGCCAATGTGGAGGTGGTCGTGCCTCCGGGCAGCTCCCTGTTCAGCAACCGGCTTTTCATCAACGATGGCAGCGGGCACTTCACGGACAACACGGCTGCGGCCGGGCTGCTCAGCCACGCTTGGAGCCTCGGTGCGGCCATCGGCGATGTGAACGGTGATGACCGGCCGGACATCTACGTCGCGAACGACTTCGTGCAGCCGGATATGCTGTACATCCAACAGCCCGATGGACGCTTCATCGACGAGGTGCGCTCCAGGCTGGGGCACGTGAGCTACTACAGCATGGGCGTGGATCGGGCCGACATGAACAACGACGGGCATCCGGACCTGTGCGTGCTGGACATGACCCCGCCGGACCATGGACGCAGCAAGCAGAACATGGCCAGCATGCGCCCGAAGGACTTCGACAGGATGACCGGGATCGGCTGGCACGCGCAATACATGGCCAATCAGCTCCACCTGAACAACGGGGATGGCACCTTCAGCGAGATCGGCCACCTGGCCGGGGTGGACCGCACCGATTGGAGCTGGGCCCCCTTGTTCGTCGACCTGGACAACGACGGCTGGAAGGACCTGTTCGTATCGAACGGTGTCTGGCGCGATATCACCAACAACGACTTCAAACTCCAGGTCGAACGGATCAAGGAGGAGCGCAAAGGCCAGCAGATCCGCTACGAGGACATCGCCCCCCTCCTTCCCTTCTCACCCCTGCCGAACTATGTGTTCCGGAACCAGGGCGACCTCACGTTCACGAAAGCGATCGCGGAATGGGGCTATCAGCATGCCGGGGTCAGCACCGGGGCCAGCGTGGCCGACCTGGATGCCGACGGCGACATGGACCTGGTGGTGGTGGATGTGAACGGTCCGATGAAGGTGGTGGAGAACCGGAGCCGGCAGAGGGACGGCTCGCACTATCTGCAGGTGGCGTTGCGGGGACCGAAGGGAAACCCCTTCGCGGTGGGCACAAGGGCCCTGCTGTACGCTGGCGGAACCGTGCAGCATGCCGAACTGGTCCTTGCCCGCGGTTTCCAAAGCAGCGTGGAGCCCCTGATCCACTTCGGCCTGGGCACCGGTGGCGTGGACTCGGTGGTGTTGCAATGGCCCGATGGCACCTGGTCGCGGATCGATGGCCCAAAGGCCGATCAGCGAATACAGGTGGCCTACAACGCGCTACCTCACGAACGCCGCGTACGCTCGCGCCTGGCCACCTGGTTCACGGAGGCCACCGCACATGCCGTGCCCGGGATCGGTCACACCGAGAACAGCTTCGACGATTTCCGGGCCGAGAGCCTGCTGCCCCACCGCCAATCGACCCACGGCCCTGCCTTGGTGGTCGGCGATGTGAACGGGGATGCCCGGGACGACCTCTTCCTGGGAGCGTCCACCGGGCATGCGCCCCGATTGCTGATCCAGGTCCCAGGCCCCCGGTTCACACCGGCATCGGCTCAGCCCTGGTCGGTGCACCGCGATCAGGAGATCATCGGAGCCTGCCTGTTCGACGCTGACGGGGATGGCGACCTTGACCTGTACACGGCGGCCGGCAGCACCGAATGGCCCGTGCCCAGCCTTCACTACCAGGACCGGCTGTACCTGAACGATGGCCGGGGTCGCTTTGCTGAAGCGGATGGTGCGCTGCCGGAAATGCCCTGGCCCACCCAGGTGGTGACCGCCGGGGACCTGGACGGGGACAGCGACCAGGACCTGTTCGTGGGTGGTCGCAACGTGCCGGGCGCCTACCCTTCCGCTCCGCGCAGCGTGCTGCTGCGCAACGAGGGCGGCCGCTTCAGCGATGCCACTGCATCGTGGTGCGCACCCTTGGCGGCCGTGGGCATGGTCACCGGCGCGACGCTCGCCGACCTGGATGCGGATGGGCGGAAGGACCTGGTCGTCACGGGTGAGTGGATGCCCGTGCTGGCCTACCGGAACACGGGAACCGGCTTCGCACGCGCAGCATGGACCGACAGCACCTTGACGGGCTGGTGGCAGGGCATCACGGTGGCCGACCTGGACGGGGATGGCGATCAGGACATGGTGACGGGGAACATCGGGCTCAACAACAAGTTCCATCCGAGCAAGGAGAAGCCACTGGAACTGTACATGGCCGACCTGGACGGCACCGGCACCAACGATATCATCCTGGCCAAGCATGGGGCGGACGGCACGTGTTTCCCGGTGCGTGGCCGCGAGTGCTCCTCCGAGCAGATGCCCTTCCTGAAGCAGAAGTTCCCCACGTTCAAGTCGTTCGCGGAGGCGGATGTGCGCAAGCTGTACGGACCCAAGCTGGATGAGGCCTTGCATGTGAGCGCCACGGAGTTCCGCAGCCTGGTCTGGTGGAACGAAGGCGGCCGCTTCTCCCCGACGCCCCTGCCGAACGCGGCCCAGGCCGGCCCCTTGCGTTCCGTGGTGGTGGTGGACCTCAATGGGGACGGGCACCTGGACATGGTGGGCGGGGGCAACCTGTACGGCACCGAGGTGGAGACCTCACGCTATGACGGCAGTACAGGCGTGGTGCTCTTGGGGAACGGACACCGCGGCTTCGGCCCTGTCCCGGTCGGACGCAGCGGCTTCGCAGCCCGAGGGGATGTCCGCCAGGTGGTACGGGTACGCACCGGCGGCAGCGGTCAGGCCTTCGTGGTCGCCGTCAACAACGGGCCGTTGCGGGTCTTCGTTCCCGAGCGGGTGCCGGCCAAGGGAGGTCTGGCGCTCCGCTGA
- the kynU gene encoding kynureninase: protein MPFEDSFSFAQARDAADPLRAFRSEFHFPQHEGRDVLYFTGNSLGLQPRAAAAALKQELVDWARFGVEGHFQAKHPWYSYHEELTPSLARLVGALPEEVVAMNQLTSNLHFLLVSFYRPSGKRRKILTETRPFPSDTYAFASQIAFHGGDPETDLIEVRPRAGEHTLRTEDIIAQINELGEQLALVCFGGVNFYTGQAFDMAAITQAAHAVGAVAGFDLAHAAGNLHVKLHDWNVDFACWCSYKYLNSGPGSVAGAFVHQRHLGKDLPLFAGWWGHDKAERFKMERTFKPMPTAEAWQVSNAPVLSMAVHRVALEQFDRAGIASLRAKSEQLTAYLAFIIAGVERAIGTRLEVITPNDAAQRGCQLSILAHGHGKALFNRITERGVIADWREPNVIRVAPVPLYNSFEDVWRFGQILTECLAAKH, encoded by the coding sequence ATGCCGTTCGAGGACAGCTTTTCCTTCGCACAAGCGCGCGATGCCGCCGATCCACTGCGTGCATTCCGGTCCGAGTTCCACTTCCCGCAGCACGAAGGCAGGGATGTGCTCTACTTCACCGGCAACTCCCTTGGGCTGCAACCACGGGCCGCCGCAGCCGCCTTGAAGCAGGAGCTGGTCGATTGGGCCCGCTTCGGGGTGGAGGGGCACTTCCAGGCGAAACACCCCTGGTACAGCTACCATGAGGAGCTCACGCCATCGCTGGCGCGCCTTGTGGGAGCCCTGCCGGAAGAGGTGGTGGCCATGAACCAGCTCACCAGCAACCTGCATTTCCTGTTGGTGAGCTTCTACCGACCCAGCGGGAAGCGGAGGAAGATCCTCACCGAAACGCGGCCCTTCCCCAGCGATACCTACGCCTTCGCTTCGCAGATCGCCTTCCACGGTGGTGACCCGGAGACCGACCTGATCGAGGTGCGACCCCGCGCCGGTGAGCACACCCTGCGCACGGAGGACATCATCGCCCAGATCAACGAGCTGGGGGAGCAGCTCGCGCTCGTCTGCTTCGGCGGGGTGAACTTCTACACCGGGCAGGCCTTCGACATGGCCGCCATCACCCAGGCCGCGCATGCGGTCGGGGCCGTCGCGGGCTTCGACCTGGCGCACGCCGCCGGCAACCTTCACGTGAAGCTGCACGACTGGAACGTGGACTTCGCCTGCTGGTGCAGCTACAAATACCTCAACAGCGGTCCGGGCAGCGTGGCCGGGGCTTTCGTGCACCAAAGGCATCTCGGCAAGGACCTTCCGCTGTTCGCGGGCTGGTGGGGCCATGACAAGGCCGAGCGCTTCAAGATGGAGCGCACCTTCAAGCCCATGCCCACCGCCGAGGCCTGGCAGGTGAGCAATGCACCGGTGTTGAGCATGGCCGTGCACCGCGTGGCGCTGGAGCAGTTCGACCGGGCGGGCATCGCCAGCCTGCGCGCCAAGAGCGAACAATTGACCGCCTACCTCGCGTTCATCATCGCCGGGGTGGAGCGCGCCATCGGCACCCGGCTGGAAGTGATCACCCCGAACGATGCCGCGCAGCGCGGCTGTCAGTTGAGCATTCTGGCCCACGGCCATGGCAAGGCCCTGTTCAACCGCATCACTGAGCGCGGCGTGATCGCCGACTGGCGCGAGCCGAACGTGATCCGCGTGGCGCCGGTGCCCTTGTACAATTCGTTCGAGGACGTGTGGCGCTTCGGACAGATACTGACCGAATGCCTTGCCGCCAAGCACTGA